From Anopheles darlingi chromosome 2, idAnoDarlMG_H_01, whole genome shotgun sequence, the proteins below share one genomic window:
- the LOC125952886 gene encoding PIH1 domain-containing protein 1 — protein sequence MSKSSKTTYLDGSGIEKSLRIVKNEAEEQLESIFAPVAELAEEINSGRSKVVKPAPGFCIKAFRKGTEEKFFINVCQTDGIPAPRDVTEDELIAMLNDGEPNRYRIPMSITIPREIVDKSNQACVVCDIAINDAFFKRIEPGGLMREFLINVLFDGIEGKHSIVLDDTNFRILKNKKFMDRLIPHNIQNRDVRQVLETYADPSDADREMLRKVQDKPATAAGGTRPAGKPLIEEIDPSTIKTVKNDTNTTRTAIAGAADKPYVPDPTKVAISQAATRKPESKLFREPANGRAERLIAEFHLPECVSSSEITLDVGEDRILLEARKKGYLLDAFVNCSIDEHHVQAKFDTVTKILEVTMPVLAAQRDKGSKQK from the exons ATGAGTAAATCATCGAAAACCACTTATCTGGATGGTTCGGGCATCGAGAAAAGCCTGCGAATCGTAAAG AACGAAGCCGAAGAACAGCTGGAAAGTATTTTTGCGCCGGTTGCTGAGTTAGCTGAAGAGATCAACAGCGGCCGCTCGAAAGTGGTGAAACCAGCCCCAG GATTCTGCATCAAAGCATTCCGGAAGGGCACGGAGGAGAAGTTCTTCATTAACGTGTGTCAAACTGATGGCATTCCGGCACCACGCGACGTCACAGAGGATGAGCTGATTGCTATGTTGAACGATGGGGAACCGAACCGCTACCGTATACCGATGAGCATCACCATTCCGCGCGAGATCGTGGACAAAAGCAACCAAGCCTGTGTGGTGTGCGATATCGCGATCAACGATGCATTCTTTAAGCGTATTGAACCGGGCGGATTGATGCGCGAGTTTCTGATCAATGTGCTGTTCGACGGGATTGAGGGCAAACATTCGATCGTGTTGGACGATACCAACTTTCGCATATTGAAGAACAAAAAGTTTATGGATCGACTGATACCGCACAACATCCAAAACCGAGACGTGCGACAGGTGCTCGAGACGTACGCGGACCCATCCGATGCCGATCGCGAGATGCTGCGTAAGGTACAGGACAAACCGGCCACGGCAGCGGGCGGCACACGGCCAGCCGGTAAACCGCTCATCGAAGAGATCGATCCTAGCACGATCAAAACGGTCAAGAACGATACGAATACCACACGGACGGCCATCGCTGGTGCAGCCGACAAACCGTATGTGCCAGATCCGACAAAGGTTGCCATCTCGCAGGCAGCCACGCGTAAACCAGAGAGTAAGCTGTTCCGTGAACCAGCGAATGGTCGAGCGGAGCGGCTCATCGCAGAATTTCACCTTCCGGAGTGT GTATCATCGAGCGAAATCACACTGGATGTTGGAGAGGATCGCATCTTGCTAGAGGCACGGAAGAAGGGCTATCTGCTCGATGCGTTCGTGAACTGTTCCATCGATGAGCATCACGTGCAGGCCAAGTTTGACACCGTGACCAAAATCTTGGAAGTGACGATGCCAGTTCTGGCGGCGCAACGAGACAAGGGAAGTAAGCAAAAGTAG
- the LOC125952887 gene encoding magnesium transporter NIPA2: MSSTRNQPSAGQPPSIDELYQQQNFYIGLALALSSSLFIGSSFIIKKIGLLRLSRGGSSVRASAGGFGYLRDWIWWAGLICMGVGEAANFAAYAFAPASLVTPLGALSVIVAAVLASRFLKERLNLLGKLGCFLCMVGSTIIVIHSPKEGEVEDLNLLMDMLQEPTFITYVVIILSLSLFIGCCCGPRYGHKHVIVYILLCSAIGSLTVMSCKALGLALRDTLSGKSNDFGMWLPYFLIIVTVVFVGIQVNYLNKALDIFNTSIVTPIYYVIFTTLVISASAILFKEWRHMRAEDIIGDLCGFFVVIVAVILLNAFREMDISLSDVKGIMRPKRELLGHKGSSSYEDYLNENEERGPLKQHYGGTNYLNV; the protein is encoded by the exons ATGTCTAGCACCAGAAATCAGCCGAGTGCGGGTCAGCCTCCGAGCATCGACGAGctgtaccagcagcaaaacTTCTACATCGGACTCGCCCTCGCCCTCTCCAGCAGTCTGTTTATTGGATCGAGTTTCATCATCAAGAAGATTGGGCTGCTCCGGCTGTCGCGCGGCGGCTCGTCAGTTCGCGCCAGCGCCGGAGGTTTTGGGTACCTCCGCGACTGGATCTGGTGGGCCGGGCTTATCTGCA TGGGTGTTGGAGAGGCGGCGAACTTTGCAGCGTACGCGTTCGCTCCAGCTTCCCTCGTGACGCCGCTCGGAGCACTTAGCGTGATCGTGGCGGCCGTACTGGCTTCCAGGTTTCTCAAAGAACGACTCAACCTGCTGGGGAAGCTGGGATGCTTCCTATGCATGGTCGGTTCGACGATCATCGTTATTCATTCGCCGAAGGAAGGCGAAGTGGAGGATCTGAATCTGCTGATGGATATGTTGCAGGAACCGACCTTCATCACGTACGTGGTGATCATCCTGTCGCTTTCGCTCTTCATCGGATGCTGTTGTGGTCCGCGCTACGGCCACAAACACGTCATCGTCTACATTCTGCTCTGTTCGGCCATCGGCAGTCTCACGGTGATGTCGTGCAAGGCTCTAGGACTCGCCCTACGTGACACACTTTCCGGCAAATCGAACGATTTCGGCATGTGGCTACCGTACTTCCTGATCATCGTAACGGTCGTCTTCGTTGGCATTCAGGTGAACTATCTCAACAAAGCGCTGGACATCTTCAACACGAGCATCGTCACACCGATCTACTACGTCATCTTCACCACGCTCGTGATCAGCGCATCGGCGATACTGTTCAAGGAGTGGCGCCACATGCGCGCCGAGGACATCATCGGTGATCTGTGCGGCTTTTTCGTCGttatcgtcgccgtcatcCTGTTGAATGCATTCCGCGAAATGGACATCAGCCTAAGCGACGTGAAGGGCATCATGCGACCGAAGCGAGAACTACTCGGCCACAAGGGATCATCTTCCTACGAGGATTATCTCAACGAAAATGAAGAACGGGGACCACTCAAGCAGCACTACGGGGGCACGAACTATCTGAACGTGTAG
- the LOC125952904 gene encoding protein obstructor-E: MSPLSGRLTGVIVVLCVSALVYHAQSQSCPEKNGRFPVSDQCDAYMECRDGEPTRQLCPDGLLFNEKASLFSYPCQYPIDVDCGSRTRTQPAIPTEDCPHQFGYYKVGDRANCGQFKNCADGTAYVLDCPLGLAFNSATYQCDWADLVEDCDAEAYLGFKCPPQAPGLVQPIRFFRAPNDCQKYFLCVDDRPRLNFCGPEQAFNELINACDGIANVTGCA; encoded by the exons ATGTCGCCTCTTAGTGGAAGGCTTACCGGAGTCATCGTGGTGCTTTGTGTTTCAGCTCTGGTTTATCACG CACAAAGTCAGTCCTGTCCCGAGAAGAATGGCCGTTTCCCTGTCTCGGACCAATGTGACGCATACATGGAGTGTAGG GATGGAGAACCAACGCGTCAGCTTTGCCCCGATGGACTCCTCTTCAACGAGAAGGCTTCTCTGTTCTCCTACCCTTGCCAGTATCCGATCGATGTAGATTGTGGTAGCCGCACACGTACCCAACCTGCCATCCCGACCGAAGACTGTCCACATCAGTTCGGTTACTACAAAGTCGGTGATCGAGCCAACTGTGGCCAGTTCAAGAACTGTGCCGATGGTACTGCCTACGTACTCGACTGTCCGCTCGGTTTAGCCTTCAACTCTGCGACGTATCAGTGCGACTGGGCTGATCTGGTGGAAGATTGTGATGCGGAAGCCTATCTTGGGTTCAAGTGTCCACCGCAGGCACCGGGTTTGGTGCAGCCGATCCGATTCTTCCGCGCACCGAACGATTGCCAGAAATACTTCCTGTGCGTTGACGATAGGCCCCGGCTGAACTTCTGTGGACCGGAACAGGCATTCAACGAGCTGATCAACGCTTGTGACGGAATCGCCAATGTGACTGGTTGTGCTTAG